The Eleutherodactylus coqui strain aEleCoq1 chromosome 13, aEleCoq1.hap1, whole genome shotgun sequence genome includes a window with the following:
- the TBX21 gene encoding T-box transcription factor TBX21, with translation MHRETQMHSLSAEHPMQSAPELQSTLKMPNMLRMQNIDLQSLTGIQSKTEMQTSVDIRSAGEIQSATRIQSGTDVQSTVRKKVRLQSEKLTLTPQELQNMPTAQQNKYEHAGSRDENLPPSYPYPHGARHLPHANCSYSQEYDAEDAESYSQGDGHLSYSLPLPQSFTRTPSPGCQKSEKVQVTLANYTLWDKFHKHQTEMIITKQGRRMFPFLSYRVSGLDSLAQYTLHVEVVLADQNHWRFQGGKWIQCGKAEGNMPGNRIYHHPDSPNTGAHWMRQEVTFSKLKLTNNKGASSNLTQMVVLQSLHKYQPRLHVTQVSDSGSLEPQSHTFTFPETQFIAVTAYQNAEITQLKIDHNPFAKGFRDHCESQVPSGMMGLCIQSAGERLTPSPTIRYPSSYLQDPLQTTRLYSVEQKEPPPWYLSSQSIAPHRDYAHYDTSKMAAAYAMKCYSQPAPLAYYADTLGSAWAGPAQYHPKPSPAPTSWFHPFLDNRGKEEESNNWGDLTAYVEDSKRRRLSPYRPDGSPHTCDRDTDIPFLGFYSQ, from the exons ATGCATAGAGAAACTCAGATGCACAGTCTGTCAGCAGAGCACCCCATGCAGAGCGCACCAGAGCTGCAGAGCACTTTGAAGATGCCAAACATGTTGCGGATGCAGAACATAGACCTGCAGAGCCTAACCGGTATCCAGAGCAAGACCGAAATGCAAACTTCAGTGGACATACGGAGCGCAGGTGAAATACAAAGTGCGACGAGGATCCAAAGCGGGACGGATGTGCAGAGCACGGTGAGAAAAAAAGTGAGGCTGCAAAGTGAAAAACTTACCCTGACCCCTCAAGAGCTGCAGAATATGCCAACGGCCCAACAGAACAAATATGAACATGCTGGTTCCAGAGATGAAAACCTACCTCCCAGTTACCCCTACCCCCATGGTGCTCGCCACTTACCCCACGCCAACTGCTCCTATAGCCAGGAATATGATGCGGAAGATGCTGAAAGTTATTCCCAAGGCGATGGACATCTATCATACTCCTTACCCCTCCCACAGTCCTTCACTCGCACCCCAAGTCCAGGGTGCCAAAAGTCAGAAAAGGTGCAAGTGACCTTAGCTAACTACACCTTATGGGACAAATTTCACAAGCATCAGACAGAGATGATCATCACAAAGCAGGGCAG GCGCATGTTCCCATTCCTCAGTTACCGTGTCTCCGGCTTGGATTCTCTGGCTCAATACACTCTACATGTGGAAGTGGTTTTGGCGGACCAGAACCACTGGAGATTTCAAGGTGGAAAGTGGATCCAATGTGGCAAGGCTGAGGGCAACATGCCAG GAAACCGAATTTACCACCATCCCGATTCTCCCAACACTGGTGCACACTGGATGAGACAGGAGGTGACATTCAGCAAACTGAAACTGACCAACAATAAAGGGGCCTCCAGTAACCTGACGCAG ATGGTGGTTTTGCAGTCTCTTCACAAGTATCAGCCTCGACTCCACGTGACCCAAGTGTCAGATTCCGGCAGCCTCGAACCTCAGAGTCATACCTTCACCTTCCCAGAGACGCAATTTATAGCAGTCACCGCTTATCAAAATGCTGAA ATCACACAGCTGAAAATTGATCACAATCCATTTGCGAAAGGATTCAGGGATCATTGTGAATCACAAGTACCCAGCGGAATGATGGG GTTATGTATCCAGTCTGCAGGGGAGCGCCTCACCCCATCCCCAACTATCCGTTATCCTTCTTCTTACTTGCAAGACCCTCTGCAAACCACCCGCCTCTATTCTGTGGAGCAGAAGGAGCCACCACCCTGGTATTTGTCCTCACAAAGTATTGCTCCACACCGGGACTACGCACATTACGACACAAGCAAGATGGCTGCAGCCTATGCCATGAAGTGTTATTCTCAGCCAGCTCCATTAGCATATTATGCCGACACCCTGGGCTCCGCCTGGGCAGGACCCGCACAGTACCACCCCAAACCAAGCCCTGCACCCACAAGTTGGTTTCATCCCTTTTTAGACAACCGTGGAAAAGAAGAAGAGTCCAACAACTGGGGAGACCTAACAGCTTATGTCGAGGACAGCAAACGAAGGAGACTGTCACCTTACAGACCCGATGGATCTCCCCATACATGCGACAGAGACACAGACATTCCCTTTCTTGGGTTCTACAGCCAATAA
- the MRPL10 gene encoding large ribosomal subunit protein uL10m isoform X1, with the protein MSAVSWLPSLQCIRHGSKAATRHKKAMHFERQKILALTEYIAPKPTINETCMKPKVKAKDTDKENLLEKFQCSQLQAVIQQSKMLAVFQRNSIGAEDFLLLKHRLHKHEIYIKVFPNQVTRKALGQSHLQAMLPLFIGHTFLAVSPHAKAKELLQSVRSAPQIQLLGGCIENRLLSKQGFVDYSKLPSMESLQGQLVGTLTTLTAQTSNLLAHHSTRLCTILEQHGKEEGKETKAN; encoded by the exons CCTGGCTCCCGTCCTTGCAGTGTATTCGCCATGGCTCCAAAGCTGCCACCCGACACAAAAAGGCTATGCACTTTGAGAGGCAGAAGATCCTGGCGCTCACTGAATACATTGCACCCAAACCAACTATTAATGAAACCTGTATGAAACCCAAGGTCAAAGCCAAGGACACAGACAAG GAAAACTTACTGGAGAAGTTTCAGTGTTCTCAGCTACAGGCGGTCATCCAGCAGAGTAAGATGTTGGCTGTGTTTCAGCGCAATTCAATTGGGGCTGAAGACTTTTTACTTCTCAAACACAGACTCCACAAGCATGAGATCTACATTAAGGTTTTTCCTAACCAG GTCACGAGAAAGGCTCTAGGCCAGTCCCACCTTCAGGCGATGTTACCCTTGTTTATTGGGCATACTTTCTTAGCGGTCAGTCCACATGCCAAAGCGAAGGAATTGTTGCAGTCAGTACGGAGTGCGCCACAGATACAGCTTTTGG gagGCTGCATTGAGAACAGACTACTGAGCAAGCAAGGATTTGTAGACTACTCCAAACTGCCGAGCATGGAGTCGCTGCAGGGCCAGCTCGTAGGAACGCTGACAACACTTACTGCGCAAACCTCGAATCTCCTGGCCCATCATTCTACACGGCTGTGCACCATTTTGGAGCAACATGGCAAAGAAGAAGGCAAAGAAACCAAGGCTAATTGA
- the MRPL10 gene encoding large ribosomal subunit protein uL10m isoform X2, translating to MATALVRGATRELAWLPSLQCIRHGSKAATRHKKAMHFERQKILALTEYIAPKPTINETCMKPKVKAKDTDKENLLEKFQCSQLQAVIQQSKMLAVFQRNSIGAEDFLLLKHRLHKHEIYIKVFPNQVTRKALGQSHLQAMLPLFIGHTFLAVSPHAKAKELLQSVRSAPQIQLLGGCIENRLLSKQGFVDYSKLPSMESLQGQLVGTLTTLTAQTSNLLAHHSTRLCTILEQHGKEEGKETKAN from the exons CCTGGCTCCCGTCCTTGCAGTGTATTCGCCATGGCTCCAAAGCTGCCACCCGACACAAAAAGGCTATGCACTTTGAGAGGCAGAAGATCCTGGCGCTCACTGAATACATTGCACCCAAACCAACTATTAATGAAACCTGTATGAAACCCAAGGTCAAAGCCAAGGACACAGACAAG GAAAACTTACTGGAGAAGTTTCAGTGTTCTCAGCTACAGGCGGTCATCCAGCAGAGTAAGATGTTGGCTGTGTTTCAGCGCAATTCAATTGGGGCTGAAGACTTTTTACTTCTCAAACACAGACTCCACAAGCATGAGATCTACATTAAGGTTTTTCCTAACCAG GTCACGAGAAAGGCTCTAGGCCAGTCCCACCTTCAGGCGATGTTACCCTTGTTTATTGGGCATACTTTCTTAGCGGTCAGTCCACATGCCAAAGCGAAGGAATTGTTGCAGTCAGTACGGAGTGCGCCACAGATACAGCTTTTGG gagGCTGCATTGAGAACAGACTACTGAGCAAGCAAGGATTTGTAGACTACTCCAAACTGCCGAGCATGGAGTCGCTGCAGGGCCAGCTCGTAGGAACGCTGACAACACTTACTGCGCAAACCTCGAATCTCCTGGCCCATCATTCTACACGGCTGTGCACCATTTTGGAGCAACATGGCAAAGAAGAAGGCAAAGAAACCAAGGCTAATTGA